One window from the genome of Rufibacter tibetensis encodes:
- the tsaD gene encoding tRNA (adenosine(37)-N6)-threonylcarbamoyltransferase complex transferase subunit TsaD, whose protein sequence is MNPTLLAIESSCDETSASVIQNGRVLSNIVATQAIHEQYGGVVPELASRAHQQNIIPVVSQALQKANIAKSQLDAVAFTRGPGLLGALLVGCSFAKSFALGLGLPLIEVNHMQAHILAHFIEDPNPNFPFLCLTVSGGHTQIVLVRSHLDMQVLGQTTDDAVGEAFDKSAKLLGLPYPGGPMLDKLAATGNPTRFQFPIVNMDGYDYSFSGIKTSILNFVKKNTAAEPDFVQQNLPDICASIQSALIQTLMKKLVLAAKEQGIKEIAIAGGVSANSGLRATLLEYAQKYGWNVYIPGFEYCTDNAAMIAMAAHYQFLAGDFTTQYASPDPRLKV, encoded by the coding sequence ATGAACCCTACACTATTAGCAATTGAATCGTCCTGTGATGAAACCTCCGCTTCTGTCATTCAAAACGGCCGGGTACTGTCAAACATTGTAGCTACGCAGGCAATCCATGAGCAATACGGCGGTGTGGTGCCAGAGTTAGCTTCCAGGGCGCACCAGCAAAACATCATTCCTGTGGTTTCCCAGGCGCTCCAAAAAGCAAATATAGCAAAAAGCCAATTAGATGCGGTGGCTTTTACCCGTGGACCCGGACTGCTGGGTGCTCTGTTGGTGGGCTGCTCGTTCGCCAAATCGTTTGCCTTGGGCCTGGGCTTGCCGCTCATTGAAGTAAACCACATGCAGGCACACATTCTGGCTCATTTCATTGAAGACCCCAATCCCAACTTCCCGTTTCTGTGCCTTACCGTAAGCGGCGGGCATACGCAAATAGTATTGGTGCGCAGTCACTTAGACATGCAAGTATTAGGCCAAACCACAGATGATGCCGTGGGCGAAGCCTTTGACAAGTCAGCGAAACTTTTAGGCTTGCCGTACCCCGGCGGGCCGATGCTGGACAAACTGGCGGCCACCGGAAACCCTACCCGTTTTCAGTTCCCCATCGTGAACATGGACGGGTACGACTATTCCTTCAGTGGCATCAAAACCTCTATCCTTAACTTCGTGAAGAAGAACACGGCCGCAGAGCCGGATTTCGTGCAGCAGAACCTGCCTGATATCTGTGCCAGTATCCAAAGCGCGCTCATTCAGACGCTCATGAAGAAATTGGTGCTGGCGGCCAAAGAGCAGGGCATCAAAGAAATTGCCATTGCCGGAGGCGTTTCCGCGAATTCTGGTTTACGGGCAACTTTGCTGGAATATGCCCAGAAATACGGATGGAACGTCTATATTCCCGGCTTCGAGTACTGCACCGATAACGCCGCTATGATTGCCATGGCCGCACATTACCAATTCCTGGCCGGAGACTTCACTACCCAGTACGCCAGCCCAGATCCAAGATTGAAAGTGTAA
- a CDS encoding M14 family metallopeptidase, with the protein MRKLIIFIFSYMTLLNAQSQTSPITRSARKVFEHHHNYREASVTHRRFRHQDLVPLLEKLKQNPLFQVQVVGKSVEKRDIYLIKAGTGKTKVMLWSQMHGDEPTATMALLDIFNFLQASDGLDSIRQEILSNTTLYIVPMLNPDGAQRFIRRNALNIDLNRDAIRLQSPEAKLLKSLRDEIKPDFGFNLHDQSRLYTVGSTPKPATISFLAPAYNYAQTVNEVRERAMRTIVGMNESMQQFIPGQVAKYSDEHEPRAFGDNIQKWGTSLILIESGGFPGDPEKQFIRQLNYAAILSALQLIGDQGYQQYETKDYFKIPVNERNLYDVVLRNVRYKDKGRDTLLDVGILRNESTNRSIPQGFYHRSSVEEIGDMSVFYGYEEVNGEGLILTPGKVYEQLLADVTALTPERTKELLSSGYTTVKLEKVPTGYNPVELPLNVVSKSGRVNHELELDRAANFTLQSEDGQVRYAIVNGFVYDLSKPKPDLFHGLVL; encoded by the coding sequence ATGCGAAAACTCATCATTTTCATTTTTTCTTACATGACACTTCTGAATGCCCAGAGCCAGACCAGCCCCATTACGCGGTCGGCCCGGAAAGTATTTGAACATCACCATAACTATAGAGAAGCCAGTGTCACGCACCGGCGCTTCAGGCACCAGGACCTGGTGCCCTTACTGGAGAAACTGAAACAAAACCCGTTGTTCCAGGTGCAGGTGGTGGGAAAATCAGTTGAGAAGCGCGACATCTACCTCATAAAAGCCGGAACCGGTAAAACCAAGGTCATGCTGTGGTCGCAGATGCACGGCGATGAGCCTACCGCTACCATGGCCCTCCTGGACATCTTCAACTTTCTTCAAGCTTCAGACGGACTGGACTCCATCCGGCAGGAAATCCTGAGTAACACCACGCTCTACATTGTGCCCATGCTCAACCCAGATGGAGCGCAGCGGTTCATAAGACGTAACGCCCTGAACATTGACCTGAACCGCGATGCCATCCGGCTGCAGAGCCCGGAGGCCAAGCTGTTGAAAAGCCTGCGCGACGAAATAAAGCCAGATTTCGGGTTTAACCTGCATGACCAGAGCCGTCTGTACACGGTAGGCAGTACCCCAAAACCAGCCACTATTTCTTTCCTGGCCCCGGCCTACAACTATGCCCAGACGGTAAACGAGGTGCGGGAGCGGGCCATGCGTACCATTGTGGGCATGAATGAAAGCATGCAGCAGTTTATTCCGGGGCAGGTAGCCAAGTACTCAGATGAGCACGAGCCCAGAGCTTTCGGCGATAACATTCAGAAGTGGGGCACAAGTTTGATTTTGATTGAGTCTGGTGGGTTTCCCGGCGACCCGGAAAAGCAGTTCATACGTCAGTTGAACTACGCCGCTATCTTGTCTGCTTTGCAGTTGATCGGGGACCAAGGGTATCAACAATACGAAACCAAAGACTACTTCAAAATTCCGGTGAATGAGCGAAACCTATATGATGTGGTGCTCCGGAACGTACGCTACAAAGACAAAGGTCGTGATACCTTATTAGATGTAGGTATTCTTCGGAACGAGTCCACCAACCGTTCCATTCCGCAAGGGTTTTACCACCGCAGTTCGGTAGAGGAGATAGGCGACATGAGCGTGTTCTACGGCTACGAGGAAGTGAATGGCGAAGGCCTTATTCTAACCCCCGGCAAAGTGTATGAACAACTACTGGCTGATGTAACTGCCCTTACTCCGGAACGCACCAAAGAATTACTGTCGTCGGGCTACACCACCGTGAAGTTGGAGAAAGTGCCCACCGGCTACAATCCGGTGGAGTTGCCATTGAATGTAGTCTCCAAATCTGGCCGGGTGAACCATGAATTGGAATTAGACAGAGCCGCAAATTTCACCTTGCAAAGCGAAGATGGTCAGGTGCGGTACGCCATTGTGAATGGTTTTGTGTATGATCTGAGCAAACCAAAGCCAGACCTTTTCCACGGATTGGTGCTATAG
- a CDS encoding DUF1611 domain-containing protein, whose amino-acid sequence MKQTISEAIKKGMNIVNGLHEYLSDMPDLAALAQEHGVQLVDVRRPKPKSELHFWTGKIKDVPTPRVAVLGTDVRMGKRTTTRLLTQAAEAAGLKAQMIFTGQTGWMQGRGKGFILDSTYNDFVSGELEHAILTSYEEHQPDVFFVEGQAALRNPSGPCGSEYLVSGQMKYVVLQHAPARVYFDDNEELGIKIPPVSTEIELIRLYGSQVIAVTLNTAGLTLEEARTYQQQYQQELGLPVILPLEDGVDQIIDILKKEVLQETANL is encoded by the coding sequence ATGAAGCAAACAATTAGTGAGGCTATAAAGAAAGGGATGAATATTGTGAACGGCCTGCACGAGTACCTGAGCGACATGCCAGATCTGGCGGCCCTGGCGCAGGAGCACGGGGTACAACTGGTAGACGTGCGCAGGCCCAAACCCAAAAGCGAACTTCATTTCTGGACCGGTAAGATAAAAGACGTTCCCACACCGCGGGTAGCCGTATTGGGCACTGATGTACGGATGGGCAAACGCACCACCACCCGCCTGCTGACCCAAGCCGCCGAGGCAGCCGGCCTCAAAGCCCAGATGATTTTCACCGGACAGACTGGCTGGATGCAGGGGCGCGGCAAAGGTTTCATCCTTGATTCCACTTACAATGATTTTGTTTCCGGGGAACTGGAGCACGCCATCCTAACCAGCTACGAAGAACACCAACCCGATGTCTTTTTCGTGGAAGGACAAGCGGCGTTGCGCAACCCCAGCGGTCCGTGCGGGTCTGAGTACCTGGTGTCTGGGCAGATGAAGTACGTGGTGTTGCAGCACGCCCCCGCCCGAGTGTACTTTGATGACAACGAGGAACTGGGCATCAAAATACCGCCTGTTTCCACTGAGATAGAACTGATCAGGCTTTATGGCTCTCAGGTGATTGCTGTCACTTTGAATACCGCCGGGTTAACGCTGGAAGAAGCCCGAACCTACCAACAGCAATACCAGCAGGAACTTGGTTTGCCGGTTATCCTTCCGCTGGAAGACGGGGTTGACCAGATCATAGATATTTTGAAAAAGGAAGTTCTACAGGAGACCGCCAACCTATGA
- a CDS encoding mandelate racemase/muconate lactonizing enzyme family protein, whose translation MKIKEINVWKANLELTRPYTIAFKTVSAVENVLVQIVTENGLTGIGAGNPSSEVVGEKLTETLEVLAPENLEWLIGQDIRSFQRLCDELPQRLPRNPAARAALDIALHDLFTKYLDVPLVSFLGQRLESLPKSITIGIKSVEETLAEAEEYIGRGFTHLKVKVGQTVEQDLERLVKLREAHGHGITIRIDANQGWTTYDLATFCTQAQPLNIELIEQPLPAPMIDDLRELPDAVKDLVAADESLLSPADAFQLASAPRACGIYNIKLMKCGGVYAARQIAAIAQQAGINLMWGCNDESIVSISAALHAAFSCSNTRFIDLDGSLDLARDVVSGGFILENGLMRPYGKPGLGVERL comes from the coding sequence ATGAAGATCAAAGAGATTAACGTCTGGAAAGCGAATCTTGAGTTAACCCGCCCGTACACCATCGCCTTCAAGACCGTGTCTGCGGTGGAGAATGTCTTAGTGCAGATTGTAACTGAAAACGGCCTTACCGGAATTGGCGCTGGGAACCCCAGTTCAGAAGTAGTAGGGGAGAAACTCACGGAGACCCTGGAAGTTCTGGCCCCTGAAAACCTGGAGTGGCTGATTGGACAGGACATCCGCAGTTTCCAGCGGCTTTGCGACGAACTTCCCCAACGGTTGCCCCGCAACCCCGCCGCCCGGGCTGCCCTAGACATTGCCCTGCATGATCTTTTCACCAAGTACCTGGATGTGCCCTTGGTATCTTTCCTGGGGCAGCGCCTGGAGTCTTTGCCCAAGTCCATCACCATCGGGATCAAATCTGTGGAAGAGACGTTGGCGGAGGCAGAAGAGTACATTGGCCGCGGTTTTACCCATCTAAAAGTGAAGGTAGGCCAAACTGTAGAGCAGGACTTGGAGCGTCTGGTCAAGCTCCGCGAAGCGCACGGGCACGGAATTACCATCAGGATAGATGCCAACCAGGGCTGGACTACCTATGACCTGGCTACGTTCTGCACCCAGGCCCAGCCTTTAAACATAGAGTTGATTGAACAACCGCTTCCGGCTCCCATGATTGATGACCTGCGCGAACTACCGGATGCCGTGAAAGACCTGGTAGCCGCCGATGAATCTTTGCTTTCGCCCGCCGATGCTTTTCAGCTGGCTTCTGCACCCCGCGCCTGTGGCATTTACAACATCAAACTCATGAAGTGCGGCGGCGTGTATGCTGCCCGGCAGATTGCCGCCATCGCGCAACAAGCAGGCATTAACTTGATGTGGGGCTGTAACGATGAAAGCATTGTGAGCATCAGTGCCGCTTTACACGCGGCTTTCTCCTGCAGCAACACCCGCTTTATTGACCTGGACGGTAGCCTTGACCTGGCCCGTGATGTGGTTTCCGGGGGCTTTATCCTTGAAAATGGCCTGATGCGCCCTTACGGGAAGCCCGGTTTAGGGGTAGAACGGCTATAA
- a CDS encoding nucleoside recognition domain-containing protein: protein MVLNYLWAAFFIIAFCIALFKLIFFQDVEIFQKLVASTFDNAKTGFEISLGLTGVMTLWLGLMKVGERGGIIALFAKAVGPFFNRLFPELPKNHPVFGSILMNFSANMLGLDNAATPLGLKAMKEMQELNPEKETASNAQIMFLVLNASGLTIIPISIMVFRAQMGAADPSDIFIPILLATFFSTLAGLITVALYQRINLFDRVILAYLGTVILLIAALIYYFSTISQEQIGTISTVASNVILFSIIVSFIGLALIRKVNVYEAFIEGAKEGFSVAITIIPYLVAILVAVGVFRVSGALDIIVNGLGQLFALMGMNTDFVPALPVAFMKPLSGSGARGLMVEAMQTYGADSFVARVASTIQGSTETTFYILAVYFGSVGIKKTRYALVCGLLADLAGVIAAITLAYLFFH from the coding sequence ATGGTTTTAAATTATTTGTGGGCGGCGTTTTTCATTATCGCCTTCTGCATTGCGCTATTTAAGCTCATCTTCTTCCAGGACGTTGAGATATTCCAAAAGCTGGTCGCCAGCACCTTTGACAATGCCAAAACGGGTTTTGAAATTTCCTTGGGGCTAACCGGTGTTATGACGCTTTGGTTAGGACTTATGAAGGTGGGGGAAAGGGGCGGCATCATTGCCTTGTTCGCCAAAGCCGTGGGTCCTTTTTTTAACCGTCTTTTCCCGGAACTGCCCAAAAACCATCCGGTGTTTGGGTCCATTCTGATGAACTTCTCCGCCAACATGCTGGGCCTTGACAATGCTGCTACGCCCCTGGGGTTGAAGGCCATGAAAGAAATGCAGGAGCTGAACCCCGAAAAAGAAACGGCTTCCAATGCCCAGATCATGTTCCTGGTCCTGAATGCCTCAGGCCTGACCATCATCCCTATCAGTATCATGGTGTTCCGGGCCCAGATGGGCGCCGCTGATCCTTCCGATATTTTTATTCCTATCCTGCTGGCTACCTTCTTCTCCACCTTGGCGGGATTAATTACGGTAGCACTTTACCAGCGCATCAACCTGTTTGACCGGGTAATTCTGGCCTACTTAGGAACGGTGATTCTGTTGATCGCTGCCCTCATTTACTATTTCTCCACCATCTCACAAGAGCAGATTGGCACCATCTCTACGGTGGCCAGTAACGTCATTCTATTCAGCATCATCGTTTCTTTTATAGGGTTGGCGCTGATCAGGAAGGTGAATGTGTACGAGGCCTTCATTGAAGGAGCCAAGGAAGGTTTCTCGGTGGCCATTACCATTATTCCTTATCTGGTCGCCATATTGGTAGCAGTAGGCGTGTTCAGGGTGTCCGGAGCACTGGACATCATTGTGAACGGCCTGGGGCAGCTTTTTGCCCTGATGGGTATGAACACCGACTTTGTGCCCGCCTTACCGGTAGCGTTCATGAAGCCGCTAAGCGGAAGCGGAGCCCGGGGACTGATGGTGGAAGCCATGCAAACCTACGGAGCCGATTCTTTTGTGGCCCGGGTGGCCTCTACTATTCAAGGCTCTACGGAAACCACTTTCTACATCCTGGCGGTATACTTCGGCTCAGTGGGCATCAAGAAAACCCGCTATGCCTTGGTGTGCGGACTTCTGGCCGACCTAGCAGGGGTGATTGCTGCCATTACCCTGGCGTACCTGTTCTTCCATTAA
- a CDS encoding SusD/RagB family nutrient-binding outer membrane lipoprotein, whose amino-acid sequence MLKSSKRYISAGLLTLLLTAGCDSFLDINDDPNRASAVSSDALLSPIQVSTADAHYSLGLYTSLFAQQLAAYPSGPQQLDRHIDARINTAWNTIYLNNLNNADVLVKQASEEGSSHYVGITKVLQALNLGMLTDTWGAVPFSQAFQGPLELTPSYDEQEQVYTTIQRLLDEALTELQKPTSTVRPGADDLIYAGNISRWIKAAYALKARYTIHLVEKQGTAAATAALGFVAKSFESNAEDMQVLFNDRNLNPWNRGIAIGTTTGNFVVAPSQTLINLMNGLTYAGLVDPRLPLMADKGTSTANYLGYRNGAGTGGNTNLTANTFYAKPASPVLMVTYSEMKFIEAEARFLANGGTRTSRGSTAQAYQAYLDGIRAHMDKLGVPSAQVQAYLTHPQVAVGAANLTLSLIMKEKLIALYLNPEAWVDVRRYDYSQAIYPTMELPSEHNPALNGQFIRRVLYPESEAARNADEVSRATKGLGEKMWWDQ is encoded by the coding sequence ATGCTAAAATCATCTAAACGATATATCTCCGCGGGGTTGCTGACGCTGCTGCTAACGGCAGGCTGTGACTCTTTCCTGGACATCAACGATGACCCCAACCGGGCTTCTGCGGTGAGTTCAGACGCCCTGCTTTCTCCTATCCAGGTATCTACCGCCGATGCTCATTACAGTTTGGGCCTTTACACCAGTTTGTTTGCGCAACAACTGGCCGCCTACCCTTCAGGGCCCCAGCAGCTAGACCGGCACATTGATGCCCGCATCAACACTGCCTGGAACACCATCTACCTGAACAACCTGAACAACGCTGATGTGCTGGTAAAACAGGCTTCCGAGGAAGGTTCTTCGCACTATGTGGGTATAACCAAAGTTTTGCAGGCTCTGAACCTGGGCATGCTCACAGATACTTGGGGCGCAGTACCGTTTTCGCAGGCTTTTCAGGGCCCGTTGGAACTGACTCCATCTTATGACGAGCAGGAACAGGTTTACACTACCATTCAGCGGTTGTTGGACGAGGCTCTTACGGAACTTCAGAAACCAACGTCCACCGTTAGACCTGGAGCAGATGATTTGATCTATGCAGGAAACATTAGCCGCTGGATCAAAGCTGCTTACGCTTTAAAAGCCCGGTACACCATTCATTTGGTAGAGAAGCAAGGCACCGCGGCGGCAACTGCTGCCTTAGGTTTTGTGGCTAAGTCTTTTGAAAGCAATGCCGAAGACATGCAGGTTCTTTTCAATGACCGCAACCTGAACCCTTGGAACCGTGGCATTGCCATTGGAACCACTACCGGCAACTTCGTGGTAGCCCCTTCACAGACCCTGATCAACCTTATGAACGGACTAACCTATGCTGGCCTGGTAGATCCACGTTTGCCTTTAATGGCTGATAAAGGAACTTCAACGGCAAACTACCTGGGGTATAGAAACGGTGCCGGCACCGGAGGCAACACCAACCTGACCGCCAACACCTTTTATGCCAAGCCAGCCTCGCCGGTACTAATGGTTACCTACAGTGAGATGAAGTTCATTGAAGCCGAGGCTCGTTTTCTTGCCAATGGTGGCACGCGTACCTCCAGAGGCAGCACCGCACAAGCTTATCAAGCCTACTTGGATGGTATTAGAGCTCACATGGACAAACTAGGAGTTCCATCTGCCCAGGTTCAGGCTTATTTGACCCATCCGCAGGTAGCAGTTGGAGCAGCGAACCTTACGCTTAGTCTAATCATGAAAGAAAAGCTAATCGCGCTTTACTTGAATCCGGAAGCTTGGGTAGACGTGCGCCGCTATGACTACTCGCAGGCCATCTACCCTACCATGGAATTGCCCTCTGAGCACAACCCAGCCTTAAATGGCCAGTTCATCAGGAGAGTTCTTTACCCAGAGTCTGAAGCTGCCCGCAATGCGGACGAAGTAAGCCGGGCAACTAAAGGCTTAGGCGAGAAAATGTGGTGGGATCAATAA
- a CDS encoding SusC/RagA family TonB-linked outer membrane protein encodes MKKLYKMLLFFCAFCCMEELAAQTRQITGRVLSTTDGAPVIGASVVVKGSTTGTNTDASGNFALSAPSAATTLVVSFIGFTSQEVPINNRSSITISLQPDVQQLNEVVVTAFGREQEKRTLGYSVQEVGSEEIARTQNPNVVNALQGRVAGVQVLGTGGTPGAGSRIQIRGINSLNPGANNQPLFVIDGIPISNETIAGSQLPSAGSNALNSAEQFAFTNRAADINPEDVESMTVLKGAAATALYGLRAANGAIIITTKKGKAGATTVNFSSNYGIDNINKTPEYQTKYREGLGGRLRYTSAGAPLRFQTFGPLITDEPFYNNFENFFQTGTRFDNNLSVSGGNEKATFHTSLSHFNQEGIAPNSDWGRTTVKLGGTVNVSERFGVTGTVSYSQSGGDKAASGDKGIMSALTYHTTTFDVNDYLNPDGTMKVYSPGIIDNPRYLAEYSTLKDDVNRVIGNVGFNYDFTPWLRLNYKVGADVYSDNRQRLVPGPIFQGAPTLDIAAGTGGFLVEERVNYRELTSNAFLTAEHQFSDAIHASLMIGNSIESQASDILNTRGERFTVPLFYHLSNTANIFTTNGISERRLIGAFFDAKVDYRNMLFLNVTGRNDWTSTLPKESRSFFYPSVSTSFIFTEPLGLSESAFFNYGKIRASWAEVGKDTQPYQVGTYFGSASGFPFGNRNGFVVSTTQGDPQLRPERTTSIEFGTELQFFQGRVGVDATYYKSNSYDQILAIPTSVTSGITNYTSNAGEIENRGIELLVSGTPLKTNSFNWEVVLNWSRNRSEVKSIHEAVSEITFQDDRIVNRLVVGGSAGDLYGRVFRRDDQNRLIIGTNGFPILSPATPLVKVGNALPDWQGGITNTITWKGLSLSALLEVRQGGDVYDVSMRNRIRNGIDVRTQYRYEQTVFNGVNANGEPNTIPVILDENFYRNSGGYNDAADILLQDASWVRLRNAQLAYSLPTSLIGKTPFKAIRMSLTGSNLFLITPFEGFDPETPTYGSGSNALGYTGYGIPAVRSYTFGLNITL; translated from the coding sequence ATGAAAAAACTTTACAAAATGCTTCTGTTCTTCTGTGCTTTCTGTTGCATGGAAGAACTGGCAGCCCAAACCCGGCAAATAACCGGGAGGGTGCTGTCTACCACAGACGGAGCCCCGGTCATAGGGGCTAGTGTGGTGGTAAAGGGCTCCACTACCGGCACTAACACAGATGCCTCTGGTAACTTTGCTCTTTCCGCACCTTCCGCTGCTACTACTTTGGTGGTTTCTTTTATTGGATTTACCTCTCAGGAAGTGCCTATCAACAACAGAAGCTCCATCACCATTTCTTTACAACCTGATGTGCAGCAACTAAACGAGGTGGTGGTAACTGCCTTTGGCCGTGAGCAGGAAAAGAGAACTTTGGGGTACTCGGTGCAGGAAGTGGGCTCAGAAGAGATTGCCCGCACCCAAAACCCTAACGTGGTAAACGCATTGCAGGGCCGCGTGGCGGGGGTGCAGGTACTGGGCACCGGTGGAACTCCCGGGGCAGGTTCCCGCATTCAGATCAGGGGTATCAACTCACTAAACCCTGGAGCAAACAACCAGCCTTTGTTTGTGATTGATGGTATTCCCATCAGCAACGAGACCATTGCCGGAAGCCAATTGCCAAGTGCTGGCTCCAACGCCTTGAATAGTGCCGAACAGTTTGCCTTCACCAACCGGGCAGCCGACATTAACCCGGAAGACGTGGAAAGCATGACTGTGCTAAAAGGTGCCGCTGCTACGGCCCTTTATGGTTTGCGGGCTGCCAACGGAGCCATCATTATCACCACCAAAAAAGGAAAAGCCGGGGCAACCACAGTTAACTTCAGTTCTAACTACGGAATTGACAACATCAACAAAACTCCGGAGTACCAAACCAAATACCGGGAAGGGTTAGGAGGCCGACTAAGATACACTTCCGCCGGGGCTCCTCTCCGGTTCCAGACCTTTGGGCCACTTATTACGGATGAACCCTTCTACAACAACTTTGAAAACTTCTTCCAGACAGGCACTCGTTTTGACAACAACCTGAGTGTTTCTGGCGGAAATGAAAAAGCAACGTTCCACACCTCTCTCTCCCACTTCAACCAGGAAGGTATTGCCCCTAACTCAGATTGGGGCAGAACCACAGTGAAATTAGGTGGTACCGTGAATGTTTCTGAACGGTTCGGGGTGACTGGTACGGTAAGTTACAGCCAGTCCGGCGGTGACAAGGCCGCTTCTGGTGACAAGGGCATTATGTCTGCCTTGACGTACCACACCACCACCTTTGATGTAAACGACTACCTCAACCCAGACGGCACCATGAAGGTGTACTCGCCTGGTATAATTGATAATCCGCGTTACCTGGCGGAGTACAGCACCTTGAAGGATGATGTGAACCGGGTCATCGGGAACGTAGGCTTCAACTATGACTTTACTCCGTGGCTACGCCTTAACTATAAAGTAGGGGCCGATGTGTACAGTGACAACCGTCAACGCCTGGTGCCAGGTCCTATTTTTCAGGGAGCACCTACCCTGGACATTGCGGCCGGAACCGGTGGTTTCCTTGTGGAGGAGCGGGTAAACTACCGCGAACTCACTTCTAACGCTTTCTTAACCGCCGAGCACCAGTTCTCAGACGCCATCCACGCCTCCCTTATGATTGGTAATAGCATTGAAAGCCAGGCCTCAGACATTCTGAACACCCGCGGCGAGCGTTTCACGGTTCCGTTGTTCTACCACTTGTCAAACACTGCCAACATCTTTACCACCAACGGCATCAGTGAAAGACGATTAATAGGCGCTTTCTTTGACGCCAAGGTAGATTACAGAAACATGCTTTTCCTGAACGTGACCGGCCGGAACGACTGGACCTCTACCCTTCCTAAAGAAAGCCGTTCTTTCTTCTACCCTTCTGTGAGCACCAGCTTTATCTTCACTGAGCCGCTGGGTCTATCAGAAAGCGCTTTCTTCAACTATGGTAAAATAAGAGCTTCTTGGGCGGAGGTAGGAAAAGACACTCAACCTTACCAGGTGGGTACCTACTTTGGTTCTGCCTCTGGTTTCCCATTTGGCAATAGAAACGGGTTTGTGGTCAGCACTACGCAGGGTGACCCGCAATTAAGACCAGAGAGAACTACTTCCATTGAGTTTGGTACTGAGTTACAGTTCTTCCAGGGTAGAGTAGGCGTTGACGCTACGTACTACAAGTCTAACAGCTATGACCAGATCCTGGCTATTCCTACCAGCGTAACCTCAGGCATTACTAACTACACCAGCAACGCCGGTGAAATTGAGAACAGAGGCATAGAATTGCTTGTTTCTGGTACTCCCCTTAAAACAAACAGCTTCAACTGGGAAGTGGTATTGAACTGGTCCCGCAACCGCAGTGAAGTAAAATCCATCCATGAGGCAGTTAGCGAAATCACCTTCCAGGATGACCGCATTGTGAACCGTTTAGTGGTTGGCGGATCAGCGGGAGATTTGTATGGTCGGGTTTTCCGCCGCGATGACCAAAATCGCCTGATCATTGGTACCAATGGTTTCCCTATCCTTAGCCCGGCAACTCCGCTGGTGAAAGTGGGCAATGCCCTGCCAGATTGGCAAGGTGGTATCACCAACACCATCACCTGGAAAGGCTTGAGCTTGTCAGCTTTGTTAGAGGTACGCCAGGGTGGCGATGTGTATGACGTAAGTATGCGGAACCGGATCAGAAACGGCATTGATGTGAGAACGCAGTACCGCTATGAGCAGACTGTCTTTAATGGTGTTAACGCTAACGGTGAGCCTAATACCATTCCGGTAATACTGGATGAGAACTTCTACCGTAACAGTGGCGGATACAATGATGCCGCAGACATTCTGTTGCAGGATGCTTCCTGGGTTCGCCTGAGAAATGCCCAACTGGCTTACAGCCTACCTACCAGCTTAATTGGTAAAACTCCTTTCAAAGCCATTCGGATGAGTTTAACAGGTAGCAATCTGTTCCTGATCACGCCATTTGAAGGATTTGACCCTGAAACCCCAACGTATGGTTCTGGCAGCAACGCCTTAGGATACACTGGTTATGGTATTCCGGCAGTTAGAAGCTACACTTTCGGTTTGAACATTACTCTTTAA